Proteins encoded within one genomic window of Empedobacter falsenii:
- a CDS encoding response regulator, whose translation MALNQQIIKNIAPNSILYTAANGVEAVSICQENKVDLILMDIQMPEMNGIEATKVIRLLNNFQETPIIAVTAGNVKGEKEKCLDAGLNDFLAKPIREKDIFDVLEKWLDFSQYEKIETNDFGNHLDLSMINNYTKEDESFRKTFIEIIINELEKSILEFETYSNKQNLEGLNQLGHKVKGTAKTAGLTILADLTEQIEKSTSINYLQENQLIIKVKTEIELVINYLKNI comes from the coding sequence ATGGCTTTAAATCAGCAGATTATAAAAAATATTGCGCCAAATTCTATTTTATATACAGCTGCAAATGGTGTGGAAGCAGTGTCGATTTGTCAAGAAAATAAAGTCGATTTAATCTTGATGGATATTCAAATGCCAGAAATGAATGGTATTGAAGCAACTAAGGTTATTCGTTTATTAAACAATTTTCAAGAAACTCCGATTATAGCAGTGACAGCGGGAAATGTAAAAGGCGAAAAAGAAAAATGTCTTGATGCAGGATTGAATGACTTCTTAGCAAAACCAATTCGAGAAAAAGATATTTTTGATGTCCTAGAAAAATGGTTAGACTTTTCTCAATATGAAAAGATTGAAACCAATGATTTTGGAAATCACCTTGATCTTTCGATGATAAATAATTATACGAAAGAAGACGAATCGTTTAGAAAAACATTTATAGAAATAATTATTAATGAGTTAGAAAAATCTATCCTAGAATTTGAAACTTATTCCAACAAACAAAATTTAGAAGGATTAAATCAATTAGGTCATAAAGTAAAAGGAACAGCAAAAACTGCTGGACTAACAATTTTGGCTGATTTAACCGAACAAATAGAAAAATCAACTTCAATCAATTACCTACAAGAAAACCAGCTGATTATTAAAGTAAAAACCGAAATAGAATTAGTTATTAACTATTTAAAAAATATTTAA
- a CDS encoding IS5 family transposase produces the protein MLGKNPEKKPELFRPMLVDFIDHEHELVLLSEKIDWNYFEKEFSSLYSKVGNPSHPIRFMVGCLLLKHLYNLGDETLEKAWIMNPYMQHFCGRVFFEHEFPCDPSNFVHFRKRIGEKGIEKIFAYSVRMHDAKTNTSNFVLSDTTVQENNTSFPTDAKLCKKVIDYCNKIAGNEGIKQRQRYTKVSKQMVRNTYNGKHPKRAKAARKSQRQLKTIAMRLIRELQRNFNAEQQEFYKDLMTLYTKVVTQKRNDADKIYSIHKPFTRCIAKGKAHSQYEFGNKVGLITTANKGKKIILGIKAFLQTPYDGHTIEPLLEQMETGGQKLPKELVYDRGGRGKSEIKGVKISIPSTPRKKDTAYQKQTKRKKFRTRAAIEPIIGHLKTDFRLAKNYFMGETGPQINALLAATAWNMKKMMELLKQKIIILFYKIQIMLFSNPVFKNKLNSGFC, from the coding sequence ATGTTGGGGAAAAATCCAGAAAAGAAGCCAGAATTATTCCGCCCAATGTTGGTGGATTTTATTGACCACGAGCATGAACTTGTTCTACTTTCAGAAAAAATAGATTGGAATTATTTTGAGAAAGAATTTTCGTCCTTGTATTCCAAAGTGGGCAATCCGAGCCATCCGATTCGGTTTATGGTGGGTTGTTTGCTACTGAAACATTTGTATAATTTGGGCGATGAGACGTTGGAAAAAGCCTGGATCATGAATCCTTATATGCAGCATTTTTGTGGCAGGGTTTTCTTTGAACACGAATTTCCTTGTGACCCGAGTAATTTTGTTCATTTCCGAAAAAGAATTGGCGAAAAAGGCATCGAAAAAATCTTTGCCTACAGCGTAAGAATGCACGATGCCAAGACGAACACCTCAAATTTTGTTTTGTCCGATACTACCGTTCAGGAGAATAATACCTCTTTTCCTACCGATGCAAAATTGTGCAAAAAAGTGATCGATTATTGCAACAAAATAGCCGGAAATGAAGGCATAAAACAAAGACAACGCTACACAAAAGTCAGCAAACAAATGGTGCGCAACACCTACAACGGAAAACATCCCAAGCGGGCAAAAGCGGCAAGGAAATCTCAAAGACAGCTCAAAACCATCGCCATGAGACTGATTCGTGAATTGCAACGGAATTTTAATGCAGAACAGCAAGAATTTTATAAAGATTTAATGACATTGTACACCAAGGTTGTCACACAAAAAAGAAACGATGCCGATAAAATTTACAGCATTCACAAGCCTTTTACCCGATGTATTGCCAAAGGAAAAGCGCATAGCCAGTATGAATTTGGGAATAAGGTAGGTTTGATAACCACCGCCAACAAAGGCAAGAAAATCATTCTCGGGATTAAAGCATTTTTGCAAACTCCTTACGATGGTCACACCATAGAACCACTTTTGGAACAGATGGAAACCGGTGGTCAAAAGCTCCCAAAAGAACTCGTTTACGATAGAGGTGGCAGAGGAAAATCAGAAATAAAGGGCGTGAAAATCTCCATCCCAAGCACTCCAAGAAAAAAAGACACTGCTTATCAAAAGCAGACAAAGCGCAAAAAATTTAGAACCAGAGCGGCAATAGAACCTATCATCGGACATTTAAAAACCGATTTTAGGCTGGCAAAAAATTACTTCATGGGAGAAACGGGACCACAAATCAATGCATTACTAGCTGCAACCGCTTGGAACATGAAGAAAATGATGGAACTACTGAAACAGAAAATTATTATCTTATTTTATAAGATACAAATTATGCTGTTTTCTAATCCTGTTTTTAAAAATAAATTAAATAGTGGGTTTTGTTAA
- a CDS encoding PAS domain S-box protein → MENYPIPTNEKQRLQAVYDYNLQAHDKDEELEVFANAASLICNAPIALVSVFDENYQVIKANCGIEVDIVPRQQTICQFSLVENEILVIDDVTKFEPAKNIAGVKAANIQFYAGVPLIDDNGNALGTLCVNDHYPRTLDDKQRNLLIQLGKNITKLLVSKKRKKDASYFQNIYKISNNLIGVADINGVLKSINPSFKEVLGIKDEKTIIAENFLDFVSEKDKKKVNTYLSNLKNNTDSINFKCLMCSPESQEGKLVEWYTKSNLKIDNEIFFFGRDITLENSKKVELENSERKFRNFFNSSLGLMTIHDLDGNILSINKTGLESMGYSENEAKDLNLKKIIPKSNQKEYQTYIETILNKKQDSGLMSLIKKDGSLTYWLYSNILDKDNEGNPVVMSTAVDMTQRTLLERDLNRVRQLLDHTYEVANVGGWKYDLVKRKLIWADITKKIHEVEPDYEPNVETALNFYEAKSSYPKIKKAFRDAVEKGIEYDMELQIVTQKGKTIWVRCKGIPEFVNGECVSVFGIFQDINERKRYTLELTRQKAIFETFINHVPASVAMFDSEMNYLTLSNQWCDEFAMKKKNVIGKSHYEMYNVPAERKAIYEACLQGENYSNEDTIYRTPKYDTDQHYSWAIHPWYINKKQIGGLIMFSQNITESVKKNKELKKAKKNADIASKAKSEFLANMSHEIRTPLNGVIGFSDLLLKTPLNPTQKQYLNFINDSANSLLSIINDILDFSKIESGRMDVSIEKNNLFELGNQVINVILYQAENKKIELLLNIDNNLPQFIWIDEARLKQVLINLLGNAVKFTDSGEIELKISPVEPIVKGEKAKLRFSVRDTGIGIKPEKQAKIFDAFTQEDSTVSKRFGGTGLGLTISNKLLNYFGSHLELQSEIDKGSTFFFDLEVDYEYNIEQQFDHLDEINHVLIVDDNQSNQMILQHMLKFKNITSDIANNGMEALQKVLNGDIYDVILMDYHMPVLNGLETIQKIKEYFITKNTKTPLVLLHSSSEDEYLIQKAKELGITSRLLKPIKSEELFDTLRKTIIDSKEIQTIEIENQEEISQDFSKQFHILIADDNLVSRSLTKPTI, encoded by the coding sequence ATGGAAAATTATCCCATCCCAACGAACGAAAAGCAAAGATTGCAAGCGGTTTACGATTATAATTTACAAGCGCATGATAAAGACGAAGAATTAGAAGTTTTTGCAAATGCTGCGAGTTTGATTTGTAATGCGCCAATTGCGTTAGTTTCTGTTTTTGATGAAAACTATCAAGTGATTAAAGCAAATTGTGGAATCGAGGTAGATATTGTTCCGCGTCAACAAACGATATGTCAATTTTCTTTGGTAGAAAATGAAATTTTGGTGATTGATGATGTGACGAAATTTGAACCTGCAAAAAATATTGCTGGTGTAAAAGCTGCAAATATTCAGTTCTATGCTGGTGTTCCGTTGATTGATGATAATGGAAATGCGTTGGGAACATTGTGTGTAAACGACCATTATCCAAGAACGTTAGACGATAAACAACGTAATTTATTGATTCAACTTGGGAAAAATATTACCAAATTATTGGTTAGTAAAAAGCGAAAAAAAGACGCTTCTTACTTTCAAAATATCTATAAAATATCTAATAATCTTATTGGAGTTGCCGATATTAATGGTGTTCTAAAATCTATAAATCCTTCTTTTAAAGAGGTTTTAGGAATAAAAGATGAAAAGACAATTATTGCAGAAAACTTTTTAGATTTTGTTTCGGAAAAAGATAAGAAGAAAGTTAATACGTATTTATCAAATCTTAAAAATAATACAGATTCAATCAATTTTAAATGTTTGATGTGTTCTCCGGAATCTCAAGAAGGGAAGTTAGTGGAATGGTATACAAAATCTAACTTGAAAATTGATAACGAAATCTTTTTCTTTGGTCGAGATATTACGCTTGAAAATTCGAAAAAAGTAGAATTAGAAAATAGCGAACGTAAGTTTAGAAATTTCTTCAATTCTTCGCTTGGTTTAATGACAATTCATGATTTGGATGGAAATATTTTGTCTATAAATAAGACAGGATTAGAATCTATGGGCTATTCAGAAAATGAGGCAAAAGATTTGAATCTGAAAAAAATAATTCCAAAATCTAATCAAAAAGAATATCAAACCTATATAGAGACGATTTTGAATAAAAAGCAAGATTCTGGTTTGATGAGCTTGATTAAGAAAGATGGCTCGTTAACATATTGGTTATACAGTAATATTTTGGACAAAGATAACGAAGGAAATCCTGTTGTAATGAGTACTGCTGTGGATATGACACAAAGGACTTTGTTGGAAAGAGATCTTAATCGTGTTCGTCAGTTGCTAGATCATACGTACGAAGTTGCGAATGTAGGAGGTTGGAAATATGATTTAGTGAAGCGAAAATTAATTTGGGCTGATATAACGAAAAAAATCCATGAAGTTGAACCAGATTATGAACCAAATGTAGAAACTGCACTCAATTTTTATGAAGCAAAAAGTAGTTATCCAAAAATAAAGAAAGCCTTTAGAGATGCGGTAGAAAAAGGAATCGAATATGATATGGAGTTGCAGATTGTTACCCAAAAAGGAAAAACAATTTGGGTAAGATGTAAAGGGATTCCAGAATTCGTAAACGGAGAATGTGTTAGTGTTTTTGGAATTTTTCAGGATATTAATGAGAGAAAACGTTATACGTTAGAGTTGACAAGACAAAAAGCTATTTTTGAAACGTTTATTAATCATGTACCAGCTTCTGTTGCAATGTTTGATAGTGAAATGAATTATCTAACATTAAGTAATCAATGGTGTGATGAATTTGCAATGAAAAAGAAAAATGTTATTGGAAAATCTCATTATGAAATGTACAATGTTCCAGCAGAAAGAAAAGCGATTTATGAGGCTTGTTTGCAAGGCGAAAATTATTCGAATGAAGATACTATTTATCGCACACCAAAATATGATACGGATCAACACTATTCGTGGGCAATTCATCCTTGGTATATCAATAAAAAACAGATTGGCGGTTTGATCATGTTTTCGCAAAATATAACAGAATCTGTCAAGAAAAATAAAGAACTTAAAAAAGCCAAAAAGAATGCTGATATTGCTAGTAAAGCAAAGTCAGAGTTTTTAGCCAATATGAGTCACGAGATTCGAACGCCGTTAAATGGTGTGATTGGTTTCTCTGATTTATTGTTGAAAACGCCGCTTAATCCAACTCAAAAACAATATTTGAATTTTATTAATGATTCTGCAAATTCATTATTGTCAATAATAAATGACATTTTAGATTTCTCTAAAATTGAATCAGGTCGAATGGATGTTTCGATAGAAAAAAATAATCTGTTCGAGTTAGGAAATCAAGTAATCAATGTGATTCTTTATCAAGCCGAAAACAAAAAAATTGAATTGTTGTTGAATATAGATAATAATTTACCTCAATTTATTTGGATTGACGAAGCTCGATTGAAACAAGTGTTAATTAATCTACTTGGAAACGCTGTGAAATTTACGGATAGTGGAGAAATAGAACTAAAAATTAGTCCAGTTGAACCAATTGTGAAAGGAGAAAAAGCAAAACTGAGATTCTCTGTTCGTGATACAGGAATTGGGATAAAACCAGAAAAACAAGCCAAGATTTTTGATGCATTTACACAAGAAGATAGTACTGTTAGCAAACGTTTCGGAGGAACAGGTTTAGGTTTAACAATTTCGAATAAATTATTAAATTATTTCGGAAGTCATCTAGAATTGCAAAGCGAAATAGATAAAGGTTCTACATTTTTCTTTGATTTAGAAGTTGATTACGAATATAATATTGAGCAACAATTTGATCATTTGGACGAAATAAATCATGTGTTGATTGTAGATGATAATCAAAGTAATCAAATGATTTTGCAACATATGTTGAAGTTCAAAAATATAACATCTGATATTGCGAATAATGGAATGGAAGCGCTTCAGAAAGTTTTGAATGGTGATATTTACGATGTTATTTTGATGGATTATCACATGCCAGTTTTGAATGGTTTAGAAACAATTCAGAAAATAAAAGAGTATTTTATAACAAAGAACACAAAAACTCCTTTAGTATTATTGCATAGTTCTTCTGAGGATGAATATCTAATTCAGAAAGCAAAAGAATTGGGAATAACTTCGCGTTTATTAAAACCAATTAAGTCTGAAGAATTGTTTGATACGCTGCGTAAAACGATTATTGATTCGAAAGAAATTCAAACCATAGAAATTGAAAATCAAGAAGAAATTTCGCAAGATTTTTCGAAACAATTTCACATTTTAATTGCTGATGATAATTTAGTTAGTCGTTCCTTAACAAAACCCACTATTTAA